In one window of Mytilus trossulus isolate FHL-02 chromosome 7, PNRI_Mtr1.1.1.hap1, whole genome shotgun sequence DNA:
- the LOC134726127 gene encoding short-chain collagen C4-like: MIMSWIFLLQFMFCFSYGREVDSVGFPDGDKKRLLINDPDAINNRLEHLERSLQQQQATILQLTSNMPLNQGSNYIQWGKLSCSAANTETVYSGFATGQHYDTTKYSDRFGGPANFLCLPNNPELSNRTIPGSSFLYGTEYEENFLHSDSDGQDVPCAFCRSPGSASTAMFPGRKTCYDGWKMAYLGYIMSGYFGYRASSYICVDIHGEYVQGGKANNVGQSLYATGTKCGTLPCPPYNDNLAVYCVVCSK, translated from the exons atgataatgtcgTGGATCTTTCTTTTACagtttatgttttgtttcagtTATGGTAGAGAAGTAGACAGTGTGGGATTCCCAGACGGAGACAAAAAACGTTTATTAATTAATGACCCAGACGCCATCAACAATAGGCTCGAACATTTAGAACGATCACTTCAACAACAACAAGCTACAATACTTCAACTAACAAGTAATATGCCTCTCA atcaaGGATCAAATTACATACAGTGGGGAAAACTAAGTTGTTCAGCTGCAAATACAGAAACCGTTTACTCAG GTTTTGCCACTGGACAGCACTATGATACAACAAAGTATTCAGACAGGTTTGGTGGACCAGCCAACTTTCTTTGTCTACCTAATAATCCAGAGTTAAGTAACAGAACAATACCGGGTAGCAGTTTTCTGTACGGAACTGAGTACGAAGAGAACTTTTTGCACAGTGACTCGGATGGTCAAGACGTGCCGTGTGCTTTTTGCAGAAGTCCCGGTTCAGCTTCGACAGCAATGTTCCCAGGAAGAAAGACCTGCTACGATGGTTGGAAAATGGCATATTTAGGGTATATAATGTCTGGGTATTTCGGTTATAGAGCTTCATCTTACATCTGTGTTGATATACATGGAGAGTATGTTCAAGGTGGCAAAGCTAATAATGTCGGTCAATCACTATATGCAACTGGTACAAAGTGTGGAACTCTTCCTTGTCCTCCATACAATGACAATCTAGCTGTGTATTGTGTGGTTTGTTCCAAATAA
- the LOC134726128 gene encoding D(3) dopamine receptor-like yields the protein MHWRLEYIHLGLIFLFIELIIFLPIIFGNTLILISIFKFKRLRTRINMLIANLATSDLLIGTVMIPYDLFFIFNAPLRHDKYTCLLRFTFETSFLGSSVLNLLVISIERYLAIMYPLQHASRATKRWLISLMASSWIISIFVACLPLLGWNSWHPGIPCDSTYINPKSYKGLIFLFFIGSIIANFVMYVKVVKIAFAQINAIQSEKSAMTEDTFRHVRVKKNNIKKTKMMILVLGVFAVCWGPYCVTLVFETLFLEPSDNLEMAKKCLACFGLINSGLNWIIFGVKNSSFRKAFKYILCCGSGQRDTLVISSTAK from the coding sequence ATGCACTGGCGTTTGGAATATATTCATCTGGGactaatatttctatttattgaaCTTATAATATTCCTTCCTATAATTTTCGGAAACACTCTTATTTTGATAAGTATATTCAAATTCAAGAGACTAAGAACAAGGATTAACATGTTAATTGCCAATTTAGCCACCTCAGACTTGTTGATTGGAACCGTGATGATAccatatgatttatttttcattttcaatgctCCATTGAGACATGATAAATATACCTGCTTGTTGCGATTCACATTTGAAACATCGTTTCTTGGCTCTTCGGTCCTTAATCTCCTCGTGATTTCTATTGAACGATACCTTGCAATAATGTATCCTTTACAACATGCCAGTCGTGCTACAAAGAGATGGTTGATTTCTTTGATGGCATCATCTTGgataatttctatttttgttgCTTGTCTTCCTCTATTGGGCTGGAATTCATGGCATCCGGGCATACCTTGTGACTCCACTTACATAAACCCGAAGAGCTATAAAGggcttattttcttatttttcatcgGCTCGATCATTGCTAATTTTGTTATGTATGTGAAAGTTGTTAAAATTGCATTTGCACAGATCAATGCAATACAATCAGAAAAATCCGCCATGACAGAAGACACATTTCGTCACGTGCGcgtaaagaaaaacaatattaagaaaacaaaaatgatgataTTAGTACTTGGAGTTTTTGCAGTTTGCTGGGGGCCGTATTGTGTCACATTAGTCTTTGAAACTCTCTTCCTTGAACCAAGTGATAATCTTGAAATGGCGAAGAAATGTCTGGCATGCTTTGGATTAATTAACAGTGGACTTAACTGGATTATATTTGGAGTGAAAAATTCGTCTTTCCGTAAAGCATTTAAGTACATTCTTTGTTGTGGATCAGGACAAAGAGATACTCTAGTGATTTCGAGCACTGCCAAGTAA
- the LOC134724546 gene encoding uncharacterized protein LOC134724546 isoform X1, with amino-acid sequence MSDNRNLLNSIRKFYRDLCVIKLISGCKRLMRNTSLLFGSVYINFIITITSTCSDIVLLTMATELLPEEKHNLRLSALLLKTGPRAVRVLFDRFFPPGGLKTVLNMEKTSLEKLKKKRVINQAQWTLIYGTRTSQITSSEFDITLMTCLLRNLTPLSIQDTMPSQTDTSPGADVSRIKHFRNQIAHSDDGKISQEQFNETWDNLSNAIVRLGGQSFVQECCDIKVASLNQHDKELLLEIRQNTQEIQNLNEVVNNLKNPIPFNVKELMKLKVETWETENKLFVETKAAKFLLGAISENSIVTVTGNPGIGKSSLIHHVAMCLHQGGNCEIIPVHFPLDIINYHNPDQSQVFIIDDACGKYSLSTQLAESWEIYKDDIENILRTRHTKILLSCRTNIFRSQGFQKLKLLTSSVCDLSSSNLTLSNEDLGKIASVYLSNPEADIVKDILPSLRYDFFPLLCKLYPKHRQHDIEDFFNRPVHAIEENLTQLQLQNDKMSFCSLALLVLFNNAIDDTWLSSILSDEDKQRVQLLFEECEMNCVPSRKTLKRHLESFLGSYVTHDENKYKALHDKLFDILAVFVGTEMFDFILQYGNIEFVSERYQFESLAADNNRCYIIVPIEKECDYFKRILRHIDKAFDNRQLAFEIYRNKFTSYCYTNQLDIVKRLRQFDESDTRSPLVKAVTSGYDDIVNILIDFKMNVNIRDVIGRSMVSIAIENEYTSTLSILLKAKADANIADQQGFTPLCVAAGMGKTALCQMLLSYDADPNKRSLAGMFPLYWASYNRFPDVVKVLCDFNADVNLQNNNGWTSLYVACRNGSTDIVDFLLQQNADPNILQKNYGVSPLFEAVSRGQLGIVKMLLDHHANFKELPNGRYCLCEAVQRGHTDVVRVLLKYGSDPNVSDQDDNFPLLLATSINNFDITSILVKFGANINQCSKHLHTPLSIASYFGRVS; translated from the exons TTTTACTAACCATGGCGACAGAACTGTTACCCGAAGAGAAACATAACTTGAGACTGTCTGCTCTCTTACTGAAAACTGGTCCCAGAGCTGTTCGCGTTTTGTTTGACCGATTTTTCCCTCCTGGAGGattaaaaacagttttaaacatgGAAAAGACTTCTCTcgaaaagttaaagaaaaagaGAGTGATTAACCAAGCACAATGGACTCTCATATACGGTACAA GGACTTCTCAAATAACTTCTAGCGAGTTCGACATAACACTAATGACATGTTTATTGAGGAATTTAACACCTTTGTCTATACAAGACACGATGCCAAGTCAGACTGATACGTCTCCTGGTGCTGATGTTTCTAGAATTAAACATTTCAGAAATCAGATTGCGCATTCTGACGATGGAAAAATATCGCAAGAACAATTCAATGAAACTTGGGATAATCTTTCAAAT gcTATTGTACGTTTAGGTGGACAGTCATTTGTTCAAGAATGCTGTGATATCAAAGTAGCCAGCCTCAACCAACACGATAAAGAGTTGTTACTGGAAATACGACAGAATACTCAAGAAATACAAAACCTTAATGAAGTTGTAAACAATCTGAAAAACCCAATTCCGTTCAACGTTAAAG aattaatGAAGTTGAAAGTAGAAACATGGGagactgaaaataaattattcgtCGAAACAAAGGCTGCAAAGTTTCTACTTGGTGCAATCAGTGAGAATAGCATCGTTACTGTAACTGGAAACCCCGGAATTGGAAAATCATCTTTGATTCATCACGTAGCTATGTGTCTACATCAAGGGGGAAATTGCGAAATTATACCCGTTCATTTCCCACTAGATATTATAAATTACCACAATCCGGATCAAAGTCAGGTGTTTATTATCGATGATGCATGCGGTAAATACTCTTTAAGTACTCAGCTTGCTGAGTCATGGGAAATATACAAGGACgatattgaaaatatcttaaGAACTCGTCACACTAAAATACTATTGTCATGCAGAACAAACATATTTAGAAGTCAAGGTTTTCAGAAATTGAAGCTGTTGACATCATCTGTATGTGATTTGTCGTCTTCAAATCTTACATTGTCCAACGAAGATTTAGGTAAGATAGCAAGCGTGTATTTGTCAAACCCCGAGGCAGATATCGTCAAAGACATTTTACCTTCTTTACGTTATGACTTCTTTCCCCTTTTGTGTAAGTTATATCCCAAACATCGACAGCATGACATTGAAGACTTTTTCAATCGGCCTGTTCATGCAATAGAAGAAAACTTAACACAGTTACaattacaaaatgacaaaatgtcattttgttctttagCACTCCTGGTCCTTTTCAATAACGCCATCGACGACACTTGGCTGTCCTCTATCTTATCCGATGAAGATAAACAACGTGTGCAGCTTTTATTCGAGGAATGTGAGATGAATTGCGTGCCGTCAAGAAAGACATTAAAACGTCACCTGGAAAGTTTTTTAGGGTCATACGTCACACATGATGAAAACAAGTATAAAGCGCTACACGACAAATTGTTTGATATATTAGCTGTCTTTGTTGGTACTGAGATGTTTGATTTTATACTCCAATATGGTAATATAGAGTTTGTATCTGAACGTTATCAGTTTGAATCCCTAGCAGCAGATAACAACAGATGTTATATAATAGTTCCCATAGAGAAAGAGTGTGATTACTTTAAAAGGATACTTCGACATATTGACAAGGCATTCGATAACAGACAGCTTGCGTTCGAAATATATCGAAATAAATTTACTTCATATTGTTATACCAACCAGTTGGACATCGTGAAAAGACTACGACAGTTTGATGAATCAGATACAAGATCCCCTTTAGTTAAAGCTGTCACTTCCGGTTATGACGACATTGTAAACATTTTGATAGACTTTAAAATGAATGTTAACATCCGGGATGTGATTGGTCGCAGTATGGTCAGTATAGCAATCGAAAATGAATACACTTCAACATTATCGATCTTGCTAAAGGCAAAAGCCGATGCAAATATTGCCGATCAGCAAGGATTTACCCCTTTATGCGTTGCAGCCGGAATGGGGAAAACAGCTCTTTGTCAGATGTTGTTATCGTATGATGCTGACCCAAATAAACGTAGTCTTGCAGGAATGTTCCCACTATATTGGGCATCATATAATAGGTTTCCTGATGTGGTGAAAGTATTATGCGACTTCAACGCAGAcgtaaatttacaaaacaataatggATGGACTTCACTGTATGTTGCTTGTCGAAATGGAAGCACTGacattgttgattttttacTTCAACAGAACGCGGATCCTAATATTTTGCAAAAGAACTATGGTGTTTCTCCACTATTTGAAGCCGTTTCACGTGGACAGTTAGGAATTGTCAAGATGCTCCTTGACCATCATGCAAACTTTAAAGAGTTACCAAATGGGCGTTATTGTCTTTGTGAGGCAGTACAAAGAGGTCACACAGACGTCGTTCGAGTTTTATTGAAGTATGGTTCGGATCCAAACGTAAGTGACCAAGATGACAACTTTCCTTTACTACTGGCTACCTCCATAAATAACTTCGATATAACGAGCATATTAGTTAAATTTGGAGCGAACATCAACCAGTGCAGTAAACACTTGCACACTCCTTTGTCAATTGCGTCATATTTTGGTCGTGTTTCTTAA
- the LOC134724546 gene encoding uncharacterized protein LOC134724546 isoform X2: protein MTCLLRNLTPLSIQDTMPSQTDTSPGADVSRIKHFRNQIAHSDDGKISQEQFNETWDNLSNAIVRLGGQSFVQECCDIKVASLNQHDKELLLEIRQNTQEIQNLNEVVNNLKNPIPFNVKELMKLKVETWETENKLFVETKAAKFLLGAISENSIVTVTGNPGIGKSSLIHHVAMCLHQGGNCEIIPVHFPLDIINYHNPDQSQVFIIDDACGKYSLSTQLAESWEIYKDDIENILRTRHTKILLSCRTNIFRSQGFQKLKLLTSSVCDLSSSNLTLSNEDLGKIASVYLSNPEADIVKDILPSLRYDFFPLLCKLYPKHRQHDIEDFFNRPVHAIEENLTQLQLQNDKMSFCSLALLVLFNNAIDDTWLSSILSDEDKQRVQLLFEECEMNCVPSRKTLKRHLESFLGSYVTHDENKYKALHDKLFDILAVFVGTEMFDFILQYGNIEFVSERYQFESLAADNNRCYIIVPIEKECDYFKRILRHIDKAFDNRQLAFEIYRNKFTSYCYTNQLDIVKRLRQFDESDTRSPLVKAVTSGYDDIVNILIDFKMNVNIRDVIGRSMVSIAIENEYTSTLSILLKAKADANIADQQGFTPLCVAAGMGKTALCQMLLSYDADPNKRSLAGMFPLYWASYNRFPDVVKVLCDFNADVNLQNNNGWTSLYVACRNGSTDIVDFLLQQNADPNILQKNYGVSPLFEAVSRGQLGIVKMLLDHHANFKELPNGRYCLCEAVQRGHTDVVRVLLKYGSDPNVSDQDDNFPLLLATSINNFDITSILVKFGANINQCSKHLHTPLSIASYFGRVS from the exons ATGACATGTTTATTGAGGAATTTAACACCTTTGTCTATACAAGACACGATGCCAAGTCAGACTGATACGTCTCCTGGTGCTGATGTTTCTAGAATTAAACATTTCAGAAATCAGATTGCGCATTCTGACGATGGAAAAATATCGCAAGAACAATTCAATGAAACTTGGGATAATCTTTCAAAT gcTATTGTACGTTTAGGTGGACAGTCATTTGTTCAAGAATGCTGTGATATCAAAGTAGCCAGCCTCAACCAACACGATAAAGAGTTGTTACTGGAAATACGACAGAATACTCAAGAAATACAAAACCTTAATGAAGTTGTAAACAATCTGAAAAACCCAATTCCGTTCAACGTTAAAG aattaatGAAGTTGAAAGTAGAAACATGGGagactgaaaataaattattcgtCGAAACAAAGGCTGCAAAGTTTCTACTTGGTGCAATCAGTGAGAATAGCATCGTTACTGTAACTGGAAACCCCGGAATTGGAAAATCATCTTTGATTCATCACGTAGCTATGTGTCTACATCAAGGGGGAAATTGCGAAATTATACCCGTTCATTTCCCACTAGATATTATAAATTACCACAATCCGGATCAAAGTCAGGTGTTTATTATCGATGATGCATGCGGTAAATACTCTTTAAGTACTCAGCTTGCTGAGTCATGGGAAATATACAAGGACgatattgaaaatatcttaaGAACTCGTCACACTAAAATACTATTGTCATGCAGAACAAACATATTTAGAAGTCAAGGTTTTCAGAAATTGAAGCTGTTGACATCATCTGTATGTGATTTGTCGTCTTCAAATCTTACATTGTCCAACGAAGATTTAGGTAAGATAGCAAGCGTGTATTTGTCAAACCCCGAGGCAGATATCGTCAAAGACATTTTACCTTCTTTACGTTATGACTTCTTTCCCCTTTTGTGTAAGTTATATCCCAAACATCGACAGCATGACATTGAAGACTTTTTCAATCGGCCTGTTCATGCAATAGAAGAAAACTTAACACAGTTACaattacaaaatgacaaaatgtcattttgttctttagCACTCCTGGTCCTTTTCAATAACGCCATCGACGACACTTGGCTGTCCTCTATCTTATCCGATGAAGATAAACAACGTGTGCAGCTTTTATTCGAGGAATGTGAGATGAATTGCGTGCCGTCAAGAAAGACATTAAAACGTCACCTGGAAAGTTTTTTAGGGTCATACGTCACACATGATGAAAACAAGTATAAAGCGCTACACGACAAATTGTTTGATATATTAGCTGTCTTTGTTGGTACTGAGATGTTTGATTTTATACTCCAATATGGTAATATAGAGTTTGTATCTGAACGTTATCAGTTTGAATCCCTAGCAGCAGATAACAACAGATGTTATATAATAGTTCCCATAGAGAAAGAGTGTGATTACTTTAAAAGGATACTTCGACATATTGACAAGGCATTCGATAACAGACAGCTTGCGTTCGAAATATATCGAAATAAATTTACTTCATATTGTTATACCAACCAGTTGGACATCGTGAAAAGACTACGACAGTTTGATGAATCAGATACAAGATCCCCTTTAGTTAAAGCTGTCACTTCCGGTTATGACGACATTGTAAACATTTTGATAGACTTTAAAATGAATGTTAACATCCGGGATGTGATTGGTCGCAGTATGGTCAGTATAGCAATCGAAAATGAATACACTTCAACATTATCGATCTTGCTAAAGGCAAAAGCCGATGCAAATATTGCCGATCAGCAAGGATTTACCCCTTTATGCGTTGCAGCCGGAATGGGGAAAACAGCTCTTTGTCAGATGTTGTTATCGTATGATGCTGACCCAAATAAACGTAGTCTTGCAGGAATGTTCCCACTATATTGGGCATCATATAATAGGTTTCCTGATGTGGTGAAAGTATTATGCGACTTCAACGCAGAcgtaaatttacaaaacaataatggATGGACTTCACTGTATGTTGCTTGTCGAAATGGAAGCACTGacattgttgattttttacTTCAACAGAACGCGGATCCTAATATTTTGCAAAAGAACTATGGTGTTTCTCCACTATTTGAAGCCGTTTCACGTGGACAGTTAGGAATTGTCAAGATGCTCCTTGACCATCATGCAAACTTTAAAGAGTTACCAAATGGGCGTTATTGTCTTTGTGAGGCAGTACAAAGAGGTCACACAGACGTCGTTCGAGTTTTATTGAAGTATGGTTCGGATCCAAACGTAAGTGACCAAGATGACAACTTTCCTTTACTACTGGCTACCTCCATAAATAACTTCGATATAACGAGCATATTAGTTAAATTTGGAGCGAACATCAACCAGTGCAGTAAACACTTGCACACTCCTTTGTCAATTGCGTCATATTTTGGTCGTGTTTCTTAA